The following coding sequences lie in one Anas platyrhynchos isolate ZD024472 breed Pekin duck chromosome 15, IASCAAS_PekinDuck_T2T, whole genome shotgun sequence genomic window:
- the B9D1 gene encoding B9 domain-containing protein 1 codes for MTAGGGAPSVFLVAVNGQIESGEFPGFDDLYCKYCFVYGQDWVPTAGLEEGISQITSKSHVSPTTLVWNFPIEITFKSTNPSGWPQIVMSVYGPDFFGNDVVRGYGAVHVPFTPGRHKRTVAMFVPESTSRLQKFTSWFTGRRPEFTDPKVVAQGEGREVTRVRSQGFVTISFNVVTKDIKKLGYDVSPTDMQTPCVPITEGIHKY; via the exons ATGACGGCCGGTGGCGGCGCCCCCAGCGTCTTCTTGGTGGCCGTTAACGGCCAGATCGAGAGcggggag TTCCCCGGGTTTGATGATCTCTACTGCAAGTACTGCTTCGTCTACGGCCAGGACTGGGTTCCCACCGCT ggCCTGGAGGAGGGCATCTCGCAGATCACCTCCAAGAGCCACGTCTCACCCACCACGCTCGTCTGGAACTTCCCCATCGAAATTACCTTCAAGAGCACCAACCCGTCCGGCT GGCCGCAGATTGTCATGAGTGTCTACGGACCTGATTTTTTTGGAAACGACGTGGTGAGAGGTTACGGAGCTGTTCACGTGCCCTTCACACCTGGAAG GCATAAGAGAACCGTTGCTATGTTTGTTCCAGAGTCCACATCTAGGCTGCAAAAGTTTACAAG ttgGTTCACAGGGAGACGTCCAGAATTTACTGACCCCAAAGTGGTAGcacagggagaaggaagagaag TAACGAGGGTGCGATCTCAAGGCTTCGTGACCATTTCCTTCAACGTAGTGACCAAAGATATAAAGAAGCTGGGCTATGATGTGAGCCCAACTGACATGCAGACCCCCTGCGTGCCTATTACAGAGGGGATTCATAAGTATTGA